Below is a window of Sandaracinaceae bacterium DNA.
CTGCTACGGCTCGGCAATGCGCTACCCAGACCTCATCTTCGATCTGGACGACACGCCGATCGACTCCTTCGCACCCTATGTGGCGGCCACCAGCGCGTGGCGGAGGAGCTTCGCATGCGCGTGCCCTCACGCGACGAGCTGGCGTGGTGTACCTGAACACGTGGGAGCGCACGCTCGAGCGCATGTGGCCCGACACGGACCTCGACCCGTTCCGTGGCGCGCTACGCGGAACTGACGCACGAGTATGTGTACCCGCCCGTCACGGGGGTGCTGGATTCGCTCGGGCAGCTGCGCGAGCGCGGACACCGACTTTGGATCGTCACCAAGCGCTCACGCAGGCTCCTCTCCCTGCGCATGCAGCAGGCGGGGCTCGCCGCCGAGCACTTTCACGGCATCTTCGCCTTCGAGGACCAGCCCGTGACCAAGCCCGACCCGCGCTGCTTCGAGCCGGTCTGGCAGGCCGGCGCGCGCCCCGAGCAGAGCCTCTACGTGGGCGACCGGGTGGACGACCAGCTCGCCGCCTCCTCGGCTGGGGTGGTGTTCGTGGCCGTGGCTACCGGACCCGAGGGAGCCGTCGCGTGGGAGCGCATCGTGCCCGCGAGCCATCGCCTCGAGAGCGCGGCCGAGCTGCCCGCGTGGTTGGCCGAGCACGGCTGAAGCCACCGCGCGGTGAGTTCTCGGTGGGGCATGGCGGTCTCCTTCGTCGGAGGGCGCGGCCACGGGTGCTACGCTGTCTTGCGTGACGCCTCGACACCACCATGCCTCCACGCGCATCCCCCTTACCGCGAATCTACTGCTCGTCGTCTTCCTCGCGGTGGGCTGTGGACCGGGGCACCGGCACACAGACGACGGCGGCACGAACACCGACACGGGGACGGTCACGGACGCTGGCCCGAACACGCGCGTCTTCACGTTCGAGGACCACGGCTTCGTGAACCCCTTCACCGGCGGGGTCGCGTGGGAGACGACCGAGAACGCCGACGTGCTCGCCATGGAGTGGGCGTTCATCGGGCTGTCGGATGTGTATGCCACGTGCTCCGCTGCGCCCGACTGGACGCAGGTGGACGCCTTCCTCGTGAACGTGGCGGCGCGCGGGCATCAAGCCATCCTGCGCCCCGTCGTCATCGGACCGGGCTACGGCGCCGGGAGCTACGCCCCTCGGACCTGGCCACCAGCAACTTCAGCTACGACGGCGACACGTACGAGAACCCGCGCTGGGACCTGACCGCCGTGCAGAGCTGCATCCTGCAGTTCATCGATGCGTTCGCCGTGCGCTACCGTGATGACCAGCGGGTGGCCTACATCCAGATGGGCCTCGTGGGCTTGTGGGGCGAGCACCACCTCGATGGAGGCCCGTACACGGCCGCGAGCTTCCCGTCGGACGCCTTCCAGAAGACCATGATCGAGCACTACCTGGACGGCTTCGGGACCGGCTCGTCGGACCTGCTCTGCTCCGTGTCGCTCGACGCCGCGCAGAGCCACGGCTTCTTCGGGTCGGCGGACGCGTCCTCGACACGGCGCGCGTGGGCTTCTTCGACGACACGCTGCTCGAGGCCAACCACGACAGCCCGGGCAACTGGCGGCAAGAGGCCGCGCCGGCCAGGCAGCTCTCCCTCCACCGGCGACACGGGTGGGGAGGCGAGGCCTTCTGGAGCGGGTGCAACAGCAACGGCTCCTGGGCCATGCCGCCGCACGACTGCGGCAACGGCGAAGGTCTCGGGGCGCAGGCCGCGCGCCTGGGTCTCGACTACATGTTGGGCTCGAACGCCTACGACGGCAGCATCGGCCGCGCAGCCCTGCTCACGGCCTCGCAGCTCATGGGCTACAAGTTCACCGCGACCACCGTGACTCGGCTCGGCACCGGTGACCTGGCCGTCACCGTCGAGAACACCGGCGTGGCCTACTGCCCCTACGAGGTGCAGGTCTGCACGCCGCAGGGCTGCGCCGGGGACCTCTCGACGCTCGCGCCGGGAGCCAGCGTGGTCGTCACCGTGCCCGCGTCCAGCTCGGCAATGCAGGTGCTGTCGCTCGCATCGCCGCGCCTCGCGCCGAGCAGCTCCCAGAAGATCCGCTGGAGCAACGCGGAGGCCGACCGGTGCCGCCACGCTCAGCGTCACTTTTGATGGGCCGTAGGGGCATGCCCTTGTTCGACATCCAACCACTGCTCAGCGAGCACACGTTCAAAGCGCGGGCGCAGCGCGGGCCGTGGCGCGCGGGGTGGGTGCTGGTCGCCCTGCTCGGGTGCGCCCCGAGCTGCGTGCCAGCCACGACGGAGCCGACTACGGTGGAGCCGCAGTCGCCCGCGGCCGAGGCCGAGACCCCGCCGGGCGGGCGGAACCAGCGTGCGACGTCCGCGTCGACGCGGTGCTCTCCTCCGAGGCTTTCCGCGGCTACCGGTCCACACCAGCCACCCGAGCCGCCGTCGACGCGCTGTCGCCCGAGCACTACGAGCAGTGGGTCGCGGAGTCCCACGGGGCCAGCTACCTGCTCTGCACCTACCGCGTGATCGTGGAGGGCCGCGCCTACCGCTTGGAGGAGGCCCATGACACGACCTTCGAGCCGCGCGAGTCCGCCGCTTGTGAGGCCGCACGCAGCGATGTGGCTGAGCACATCCGGGCCGTGACGCAGGGCTGCACCGACCTGCACCGTGGCGCGTACTACGGCGCGGACCTCGAGCCGATCGACTGACAGCCTGCCTGCGTCACGTCACCGGTCAGCGGGCCGCGGCGCGGGCCGCCAACAGCGACTCCACCGAGTGATGCATCGTGATGCGCCCTCGGAGCCCGATGTTGGCCACCGCCACCGCCGCGCGGACCAGGGGCGAGTGGAGCGCGATATGGACCTCTTCGAGCTGCGCAAGCCTGCGCATCGACCATCCGGTCGTCACGAGGTGGCACTCGTTGGTGTACCCCATCACGGCCGTCCAATCGTGAAAGCCGCGGAGCTTTCCGTGCTGGTTGATGATTTGGTCGCCATAGGCGATGAACGCGCGCGCTTCTTCGACGCGCATGTAGCCGATGACTTCGCTCGCGAAGATTCCGGGCTGGGGCATGCTCAAGGTGACCTTGCCCTCGTCGTACTCGATGGTTTGTTCCTGCATCTCGTTCTCGGCGATCAACGTTCCGCAGCTACGGCGCGCTGGCGGCGACCGCGAGCTGCGCCGCCGCGTCGGCGGAGACGAGCACCACGTTGGATGGCAGGATCTGCGTGAGCGCGGTGTACGAGTTTTCGAGCGTGAGACCACCGTCGCTGGTCATGTAGACCCACGTGACCGAGCCGGGGGGGAGCGCGGCGAGGCGCTCGGACATGGCCTGAGCCGGGGTGGAAGGAGTCCCTGTCGTCCACGCCGCGCCATGAACGCGAGCGGAAGATCACCACGGCCGAGCCGTCGGAGCCGGTGATGCGCTCGTACTGCTGCTCGGCCGGCCACGCAGCGAACATATCGACCAGGTATGGCACGTTGACCGGGAAGACCCCCTGAATCTGTCCGCCCTCGTGCGCGTATCGCGGGAGGAAGCCGCTGAGGGCCCCCCTCCAGTTGGTGAACCACTCCCAGTGCACGACGCTGCGTGTCCCCAGGAGCTCTGCGACGCTCTCGGTGTTGGCGACGACTGCTCCTGCTGCTCGGGCGGCATGGACCCCTGGATACGCGTAGAGGTGTCCGCTGGGCGGCAGCGCGAAGTAGTCCGAGCCCGTGGACTCCGCCGCTTCGTAGTACCACTCGAGTACGTCGGGGGCGAGCTCGGGAAGGTGGGGCGAGATCGTCCAGGTGAGGGGTGGGCACGCCGGGCTTGCGCCGGCGCACCGGTCGAGTCGCTCCTCCATCCAGTCTCGCCGGGTCGACATGATGTACCGGACGTTGTCACCATCTCCGACGACGAAGGCCACGTAGACCTTGGTGGGATCATAGGAGACAGCCTGCGGTGCATTGTGCGGAAGCTCAGCCGCGCGTCGGATCGGCGGGCGACGGCTCCCGAAGAAAGACAGGTTGGAGGTGCGCGTCGGGATCGCCCCCATGTTCGCGCTCGGGAGGCAACGGGTCTGGGCCTCGTAGAGGTAGCCCTGAACCAGCCAGGAGTCGTTGTAGCCGTACACCGGCAGCGGGGTCTCCCACCCGCTCGTTCACGATGCTGGACAAGAGCCCTCTCTCGGGTTGCCGTCGATGCAGCCGTTGATGAGGAAGACCACGAACAGCTTCTGCTCGAAGACGTAGTCGATCAGGGCGACGGACATCTCGTCGGACAGGTCAGGTTGGCAAGTCGTCGGCGTTGCGGTTGTAACCGGGATTCAGCATGGCGAGTCCCGTCGTCTGGCCCAGGTAGTTCTCGTAGACGTGCTGAGTGGCCGACAGCCGAGTCGTCATGCCGGCGACCCTGCGTGGCGTCGACGATGGGATCGTCACACCGAATGGGCGACCCATCCGCCAGCATGGGCGCACCATGGGCCGCCGCCACGGTCAAGATGCTCGGGAGGATCTCGCGCTGCTCGGCATACGAGTATCGAACGCAGCCGAAGTCGGCCACGCACTCCTGCAGAAACTCCGGCGCCTCCTGGCTGGCGACTCGAAGCGAGGCTCAGCGCATCGAGCCAGAGTCGTCCTGCGGGACGACGCCATCGATGGCGGACTGGGAACGTCCGGGTCGCTCTGACGAAGACGGAACCCTGAGGCGACGGTGGCTGACAGACCACGCACGCGTGTGTGGCGAGCTGCGTGGCGACGGAGTCCGTGGCCCGCACGTGCACGATTCGAAACTCCGCGGCGTAGCGCGAGGACGTGCGTGCCGACGCCGCGAACATGAGGCACGAGAAAGAGACGGGAGCGAGGATACTATGCGGGCGTGTGGAGGTCGACGGTTCATGGCTGTCCTGGACGGAGGCTCGGGACGCGTGGCGTGGGGAGTACCCCCGCAAGTCTAGCGCAAGAGCCATGTCGGGGTCGGAGGTGAGCACCTCGACAGGTCCGCTGGGCGACCTTCACTATTCGGTGTCTCCCAGTTCCCGCCCCTGCTGCTCCCCCAGGAACCAAGCCATGACCGATCTCGCGCGCCTGCTCGCCAACGTGATTGCTTCGCCCGCCGATCCATCACCGCGTCGCGCCTACGCCGACGCGGTGCGTGCGAGCGATGCCGAGCGCGCCGAGGCTGGATCGACTGCCAGCTCGCCATGCGCGACGCCGCGTGCGCGAACGAGCCGCCGCTCCCAGGCCGCCACTGCGCGCGAAGCTTCTGGCGCACCGGCGCGGTTTCGGAGTGGGCGGCGCCGATCGTCCGCCCGGTGAACCCCATCGAGTACCATGCAGGCTTCGTGGAGTACGTGGAGGTCAACGCGGAGCAACTCGCGCAGGCCGCGCGCGTGTTGCCATCGCTCGCGCCCATCCGCCACCACGGGTGAAGAGCTCGCACGGCACGCCTGACAGCCTGGGCTGGGCCCGCGCGCTGCTCCCTGAACGCGCTGGTCACGCTCGACGTTCGCAAGAACCAGCTCGATGACGCCGAGGCCATCCGGATCGTGACGAGCCCTGAACTCTCCAGCGTCGTGGTGCTCGACCTCGCTTGGGAATCCCGATCACTTGAGGCGACCCCTGCGCGCCATCCACAGTCTTCCGGTCGCTGCGCGACGTCGAGACCGCGGGACGGGCGCGGAGCCGGTGGAGCGGAGCGGCGATGACGGAGTGGTGATCCGCACCGTCCACTTTCGTTGCCCGCGGACGCTTGTGCGCAACGAACTCGGCGACGTCCTACGGCCGCAGGAGACCGACCCACCGGGAATTTCGACGCGCTGTGCGGGGCCCAGTGCACCGCTTGCTCTGGCGAGGCGCGCCGGATCGACTCGGTGACCGGCCGCGCCGAGCTTTCGCGGGGTCGAGACGTCCGCCGACTGCGTCCCCGTGCGTGGGTCGAGGTCGTCGAACGCCGTCCAGAACGTGCCGCCGTAGGGGCCGCCGGTCCGCTGGCAGCCCGCGCCCCGCAGCACCGACATCACCGGCCGCGAAGCCCGCCCCGTACAGCGTTCCGAGGCGCACTTCGGGCGCAAACGCCGGCGGCGCGAAGAGCGCCGCGCTGCGCCAGCACCGTTCTTCGACGGCGGGCACCGCGTCCATGTCGCAGCCCGACGCGCGGAGCGACGCCAGACGCGGTGAGCCTCGCGCGCGAACCGGCACGCCCTCGATGACGACGTGACGGCGAGCCTGACCTCGACCGCGAAGCGCCCGGCCGCAGGTGTCGAGACGCACGGGCGGGGAGCCCGGCCGCTGCTGGCCGGCCCCGTCGCGTGCCCGCACGGCCGCCCTGCGGGGGCTTGGCGTGGTAGCGGGGCTCCTGGATGGTCTGGACGTCGGCCTCCCACACCCGTGGGGGACACCCTAACCGCCGCGGCGACGCGCCCCGGGTGAGGATCCAGGCCCTGTCCGCGGGCGCTGCTCACTCTTGAGGAGCGCGAGGTCTGGACCGGCGGGAGGGCCTGTGCGCATCAGCTAGGGTGTACCACCTCGGAACCAATCCGATCACAGCTTGGAGATGATCTTGTCCGCGTACTTCCGCAGCGCGCCGATCTTCACGTCCAGCGGCTGGATGTCCGGCGCGTTGTCGTACGCGTTGCGGAACCCCACGATCACGTCCGTGATGCCCTGGTCCTCCAAACGCTTCACGCCGTCCAGCTTGAACGCGTCCATGGAGCCCGCGTGGATCTCGAAGGGCTCGTTCTCGCGGCCCGCTTCACGGCGCAGCACGGCGAGCCGGTCGAGGCAGCGCGAGAGCTCTTCGGGCGCCCCGCCCGCGAACATCCAGCCGTCGCCGAGGTAGGCCGCGCGCTTCAATGCCGCTTCGGCGTGGCCGCCGATCAGGATGGGCACCGGCTTCTTCGGCGCGGGGCAAATCTTGATGCTGGGCAGCGTGTAGTGCTGGCCTTCGTAGGCGAAGAACTCGCCGCGCAGGAGCCCGCGGATGATGGCGATCATCTCGTCCATGCGCTTGCCGCGGGTCTTCCACTCCGTGAAGGTGACCTCGAAGTCCTCGGGCCAGGGGCTCAGGCCCACGCCGAAGCCGAAGCGGTCGTTGGTGAGCACCGCCACCGAGCTGACCGACTTGGCCACGAGCACCGGCGAGCGGATGGGCAGCTTCACGACGAAGGTGGTGAAGCGGATGGTAGACGTCACGGCGCCCAGCGCGGGGATGAGCGAGAAGGGCTCGATGAACGGCTTGTCCGACAGGAACGCGCGGTCCCCGGTGCCGTTGTACGGGTACTTCGACTCGGAGTCCTCGGGGTAGCAGATGCTGTCGGGGATGGTGACCGACGTGTAGCCCGCTTCTTCGGCCGCCTTGGCGAGCGGCATGTAGAAGCTGGGGTCGCACATGGACTCGGCGTAGGAGAAGCGCATCAGACCCGCGCCCCCATCTCGCGCGTGGCGTCCCACAGCGCCTTGCCAGCGGCGGGCTCGAGCGCCAGCTCGCTGCAGGGCTTCTCGGCGCGCATGTGCAGGTACATGCCGGTGCGCCCCTCGATGCCCTTGGCCACCGCCAGGTACGTCACGGGCTCCGCCGCGACTTCGGGCGAGTTGAACGCCACGCCCATGACCGCCTTGAGCAGGGGCTTCGCCCAGTTGGGTGCGTCACGCGCCATGTTGGTGTCCACCGGCCCGGGGCACAGGTGATGCACCGCCACGTCGGGCGTCCCGTCCGACTTCTTCAAGCGGCGCGACAGCTCCACCGCGTAGGTGCTGAGGCACAGCTTGCTGCGCCCGTAGTAGCGCATGGCGTCGC
It encodes the following:
- a CDS encoding TIGR03619 family F420-dependent LLM class oxidoreductase, producing the protein MRFSYAESMCDPSFYMPLAKAAEEAGYTSVTIPDSICYPEDSESKYPYNGTGDRAFLSDKPFIEPFSLIPALGAVTSTIRFTTFVVKLPIRSPVLVAKSVSSVAVLTNDRFGFGVGLSPWPEDFEVTFTEWKTRGKRMDEMIAIIRGLLRGEFFAYEGQHYTLPSIKICPAPKKPVPILIGGHAEAALKRAAYLGDGWMFAGGAPEELSRCLDRLAVLRREAGRENEPFEIHAGSMDAFKLDGVKRLEDQGITDVIVGFRNAYDNAPDIQPLDVKIGALRKYADKIISKL
- a CDS encoding HAD family hydrolase produces the protein MARYAELTHEYVYPPVTGVLDSLGQLRERGHRLWIVTKRSRRLLSLRMQQAGLAAEHFHGIFAFEDQPVTKPDPRCFEPVWQAGARPEQSLYVGDRVDDQLAASSAGVVFVAVATGPEGAVAWERIVPASHRLESAAELPAWLAEHG